In the Haloferula helveola genome, one interval contains:
- a CDS encoding DUF262 domain-containing HNH endonuclease family protein, giving the protein MEKEVTLPRSDEFEIQARSCTLFTNDRVPHDVLWRPGVRYRVPIFQRPYSWGIAEVHRLMTDLLMGYFGRNGRIPREQMFIGTMQLSAAETGSWGDYEIQHDIIDGQQRISTLILILKALQDLVPELSIWPRLDFQKRLTTAVSGKIQQDYLQRALETGADDLNDSAELNAYLRNLTGIRDQIRDDDEFDALKADIGSFVDYLCSRVYFVIIETRAPLSKTLQIFDAINTSGMELDGGDVFKIRYFEFLRKREGAAEEVFHEVSALYERIDRENSNQKRAVLEIGEVLALAQQILITDHELSNETRSLAGTTFFERLLDVSLGLQNWENFQPDKCRQVRLPLRFFSDLIGVLIEWDARLKQFRPEADAMIWFIWWSRYGRYHYLPAYFLHRFRDRSDRDTVAFQSELEEFVIELGKLLVVYSLRYQRVTNEGRQKARELMTLMSSNATHIEPTDVIAYLQLERAKCSGEIRERLLTDWIAHIPKAKNLVCRLVAMFTELEVDSEPENLGALLFETPIDIEHIESANHKDPMERERIHQDWGAELHQLGNLTVLEFDLNRSIGNHDYATEKRARYLAESRFRSVQTFAEENAEWNQERARARREALAERLTGYLCGPSPRGKEQRPASASVPV; this is encoded by the coding sequence ATGGAGAAAGAGGTGACGCTACCCCGATCGGACGAGTTCGAGATTCAGGCTCGAAGCTGCACCCTTTTCACGAACGACCGCGTTCCCCACGACGTTCTCTGGCGACCCGGAGTCCGCTACCGCGTACCGATTTTTCAGCGGCCATATTCATGGGGAATCGCCGAAGTGCATCGGCTGATGACGGATCTCCTGATGGGCTACTTCGGAAGGAACGGCCGGATTCCACGGGAACAGATGTTCATCGGGACGATGCAGCTCTCCGCTGCCGAGACCGGCTCATGGGGCGACTACGAGATTCAGCACGACATCATCGATGGCCAACAGCGGATCTCAACACTGATCCTGATCCTGAAGGCCCTTCAAGACCTGGTGCCCGAACTCTCGATTTGGCCGCGTCTGGATTTCCAAAAGCGTCTTACCACAGCCGTGAGCGGCAAGATCCAGCAAGACTACCTCCAGCGGGCTTTGGAAACCGGAGCCGATGACCTCAATGATTCCGCCGAACTCAACGCCTACCTCCGCAACCTTACCGGCATCAGGGACCAGATCAGGGATGACGATGAGTTCGACGCACTGAAGGCGGATATTGGCAGCTTTGTCGACTACCTCTGTTCCCGAGTTTACTTCGTGATCATCGAGACCCGGGCACCCCTCTCGAAGACCCTCCAGATTTTTGATGCGATCAATACGTCCGGCATGGAGCTGGATGGTGGGGACGTCTTCAAGATCCGCTATTTCGAGTTCCTCCGGAAGCGTGAGGGAGCAGCCGAGGAGGTCTTCCATGAGGTCTCCGCCCTGTACGAAAGGATTGATCGCGAGAACTCAAACCAAAAGCGGGCTGTCTTGGAAATTGGGGAAGTCCTCGCACTTGCCCAGCAGATCCTCATCACAGACCACGAACTGAGCAACGAGACCCGCTCTCTCGCAGGTACGACCTTCTTCGAGCGCCTGCTCGACGTTTCTCTCGGCCTCCAGAACTGGGAAAACTTTCAGCCCGACAAGTGTCGACAGGTGCGGTTGCCGCTCCGGTTCTTCAGCGACCTGATCGGGGTCCTCATCGAGTGGGACGCCCGCCTGAAGCAGTTCCGCCCGGAGGCCGACGCCATGATCTGGTTTATTTGGTGGAGCCGTTACGGCCGCTACCACTACCTGCCCGCCTACTTCCTGCACCGCTTCCGGGACCGTTCCGACCGGGACACCGTTGCCTTTCAAAGCGAACTGGAGGAGTTCGTCATCGAACTCGGGAAACTACTCGTGGTCTACAGCTTGAGGTACCAGCGGGTCACCAACGAAGGCAGGCAGAAGGCTCGTGAGCTGATGACCCTGATGTCCAGCAATGCCACCCATATCGAGCCGACAGACGTGATCGCCTACCTGCAGCTGGAGCGGGCGAAATGCTCCGGCGAGATCCGGGAGCGATTGTTGACCGATTGGATCGCCCATATTCCGAAAGCCAAGAATCTGGTCTGCCGCCTTGTCGCGATGTTCACCGAACTCGAAGTCGACTCCGAGCCGGAGAATCTCGGGGCGCTCCTGTTCGAGACACCCATCGACATCGAGCACATCGAATCCGCCAACCACAAGGATCCCATGGAGAGGGAGCGGATCCATCAGGATTGGGGAGCAGAGCTCCATCAGCTTGGCAACCTGACGGTCCTGGAATTTGACCTCAACCGGTCGATCGGCAACCACGACTATGCTACCGAGAAGCGGGCCCGCTATCTGGCAGAGAGCCGGTTCCGGTCCGTGCAGACCTTCGCCGAAGAGAATGCTGAATGGAACCAAGAGCGTGCCCGTGCCCGCCGCGAGGCTCTTGCGGAGCGGTTGACGGGGTATCTTTGCGGTCCTTCGCCCCGAGGCAAAGAGCAGAGGCCTGCCTCAGCGAGCGTCCCAGTTTAG